One genomic segment of Mesoaciditoga lauensis cd-1655R = DSM 25116 includes these proteins:
- a CDS encoding metallophosphoesterase, with protein sequence MLKLFLSDLHVGDGTASDDFSFDKDFSLLLKRIDEDDPEAELIILGDGLEILESELVRELGIVDFSTVCNSLDGDVIEAIYRKHKLFFSSLRTFAKKHKVIYIVGNHDYYLVPNAKVREKFIEKIDSAKFEIVPYYYDEERGIFAQHGNQYDVTNSFAFAGEKKLIPPIGDYITRRVMNEFEPFLRSLKLPEDVVRDYDNIRPLSHAVDWLKYITYIYKLPVDLTSAWKKSFSKAFQSEEARSWIKIRFPHTYWMSDFFTQKSGWFDFGRKIVKFIDMLFKIEDTNYLKRRAEKMLNAQWNPQWKLSKQDVAGYSDEVPELDYSNLKLILFGHNHQPGFYVIPTPDGTRYYANTGTWRPLVERSKSKFGGITFHKKIELNYVIVRDEKDGMIVETQLTSKIEISKR encoded by the coding sequence TTGTTAAAACTTTTTTTAAGTGACTTGCATGTTGGTGATGGAACCGCAAGCGACGATTTTTCTTTTGACAAAGATTTTTCCCTTCTTCTTAAGAGAATCGATGAAGATGATCCTGAGGCTGAGCTGATAATCTTAGGCGATGGTCTTGAAATACTGGAAAGTGAACTTGTGAGAGAGTTGGGAATTGTTGATTTTTCAACGGTATGCAATTCTCTTGATGGTGATGTGATAGAGGCAATTTACAGAAAACACAAACTTTTTTTTAGCAGCTTAAGAACGTTTGCAAAGAAACATAAAGTGATATATATCGTTGGGAACCATGATTATTATCTGGTTCCCAACGCAAAAGTTAGGGAGAAATTCATCGAAAAGATCGATTCGGCAAAATTTGAGATAGTTCCTTATTATTACGATGAAGAAAGAGGAATTTTTGCTCAACACGGCAATCAATACGATGTGACCAATTCCTTTGCTTTTGCTGGTGAGAAAAAACTCATACCTCCCATAGGGGATTACATAACAAGGAGAGTTATGAACGAATTTGAGCCTTTTTTAAGATCTTTAAAATTGCCGGAAGATGTCGTAAGGGATTACGACAACATTCGTCCTCTTTCTCACGCCGTTGATTGGCTTAAATACATAACCTACATTTACAAGTTGCCCGTAGATCTCACAAGCGCATGGAAAAAAAGTTTTTCCAAGGCATTTCAAAGCGAAGAAGCGAGATCGTGGATCAAAATCAGATTTCCACATACTTACTGGATGAGTGACTTTTTCACTCAGAAATCTGGATGGTTTGATTTTGGCAGAAAAATAGTGAAATTCATAGACATGCTGTTTAAAATAGAAGATACTAATTATTTAAAACGAAGAGCCGAGAAAATGTTGAACGCCCAATGGAATCCACAGTGGAAACTATCAAAACAAGATGTTGCGGGGTATAGCGATGAAGTTCCAGAATTGGATTACTCTAATTTAAAATTGATCTTATTTGGTCATAACCATCAACCGGGATTTTACGTTATTCCCACTCCCGACGGAACAAGGTACTATGCCAACACCGGAACATGGAGGCCGTTAGTTGAAAGATCTAAAAGTAAATTCGGTGGAATAACATTTCACAAAAAAATAGAATTGAATTACGTCATTGTAAGAGATGAAAAAGATGGGATGATAGTAGAAACCCAGCTAACAAGCAAAATAGAAATCTCTAAGCGGTGA
- a CDS encoding divergent PAP2 family protein: MGLVLDFFKNVYIWAAVTSWFIAQTVKLFLCFFKEGKMDFHLYASTGGMPSAHTATVMGLAMAIGRWEGLSSSVFAIALIFATVVITDALHLRREVGRHAQKLQELTGKKFDVSSGHTPSEVLIGALIGILIGWIL, encoded by the coding sequence ATGGGATTGGTACTTGACTTTTTCAAGAACGTCTACATATGGGCCGCGGTTACATCATGGTTTATAGCACAAACCGTGAAGTTGTTTTTATGCTTTTTTAAAGAAGGAAAAATGGATTTTCATCTTTACGCTTCGACAGGGGGGATGCCAAGTGCCCATACTGCAACGGTTATGGGGCTTGCAATGGCTATTGGAAGATGGGAGGGACTCTCAAGCTCTGTTTTTGCCATAGCTCTTATATTTGCAACGGTTGTCATAACAGATGCTCTCCATTTAAGAAGGGAAGTCGGTCGCCATGCCCAAAAGCTTCAAGAGCTAACAGGTAAAAAGTTTGATGTATCCTCAGGCCATACCCCCAGTGAAGTTTTGATAGGAGCTTTAATTGGGATTTTGATAGGGTGGATTTTATAA
- a CDS encoding acylphosphatase translates to MKAKMYRIHGFVQGVGFRAFVYHRARALGVKGFVQNEVDGSVTVVAEGNEKALEELEMYLKSGPSFSRVEEVNVVEIPPENYNDFEIR, encoded by the coding sequence GTGAAAGCGAAAATGTACAGAATACATGGATTTGTGCAAGGGGTCGGATTTAGAGCGTTTGTATATCATCGTGCACGTGCATTGGGCGTAAAAGGCTTTGTTCAAAATGAAGTGGATGGCAGCGTTACCGTTGTGGCAGAGGGAAATGAAAAAGCTCTAGAAGAATTGGAAATGTACCTTAAATCTGGTCCTTCCTTTTCAAGAGTAGAAGAGGTGAACGTTGTGGAGATCCCGCCTGAAAATTACAACGACTTTGAGATACGTTGA
- a CDS encoding nucleotidyltransferase, whose translation MKVLGVIVEYNPFHVGHLHHLKTSKELTNAEYVVAVMSGNFVQRGEPAIIDKFARAEMALKAGVDVVFELPTIYAIQDASGFASGSIGMLNATNVVTDVVFGSETNDVDNLSRIADIILEEPFAYRQFLKKYLKEGFSFPNARRYALCDMMPELDSETIKQSNNILGVEYMVALKKMKSQIKAHTIKRIGASYNDENISSIPSATAIRKAIAEKRELKEIKGLPDFSLEILERELENGRGPIFLNDLFEIFKFKMLMLSREGLENLYGFNEGMAKRMIDNLDRSHVEEFLKLVKTKRFTLTRIRRRILYALLDVTRNLVLDSNEYGPQYLRVLGFRERGRKVLRDISKHSSIPIISNVSGFNRAIEKRNVYMPLAKEQMNLDIKATDMYSMLFKRKKERKMHRDFKKVLIER comes from the coding sequence ATGAAAGTTCTTGGAGTAATAGTAGAGTATAACCCTTTTCACGTTGGACACTTGCATCATCTAAAAACATCAAAAGAGTTGACAAATGCGGAGTACGTTGTCGCCGTAATGAGCGGCAATTTCGTACAAAGGGGAGAACCTGCGATAATTGATAAGTTTGCCAGAGCCGAAATGGCCTTAAAGGCAGGCGTCGATGTTGTCTTTGAACTCCCAACGATCTACGCCATACAGGATGCAAGCGGATTTGCAAGTGGCTCTATAGGCATGTTAAACGCTACAAATGTGGTTACAGATGTGGTGTTTGGTTCTGAAACTAACGATGTGGATAACCTCTCAAGAATTGCAGATATCATTTTGGAAGAGCCTTTTGCCTATCGCCAATTTTTGAAAAAATATCTAAAAGAAGGTTTTTCCTTTCCAAATGCCAGAAGATATGCCCTGTGCGATATGATGCCTGAACTGGATTCAGAAACTATAAAACAATCCAACAATATTCTTGGGGTTGAATACATGGTTGCCTTGAAGAAGATGAAATCCCAAATAAAGGCTCACACGATAAAAAGAATAGGTGCTTCTTACAACGATGAGAACATTTCTTCCATTCCAAGTGCAACGGCTATACGAAAAGCAATAGCTGAAAAAAGAGAACTGAAAGAAATCAAGGGACTTCCGGATTTTTCTTTGGAAATCCTTGAACGAGAATTGGAAAATGGCAGAGGGCCTATTTTCCTGAACGACCTTTTCGAAATTTTCAAGTTCAAAATGCTCATGCTCTCCCGGGAAGGACTGGAAAATCTTTACGGTTTCAACGAAGGCATGGCAAAAAGGATGATTGACAATCTTGATAGATCACATGTTGAGGAGTTCCTGAAATTGGTTAAGACGAAGAGGTTTACATTGACGAGAATAAGGAGAAGGATTCTTTACGCCCTTTTGGATGTAACAAGAAATCTTGTTTTGGACTCAAACGAATACGGTCCTCAATATTTGAGGGTTCTTGGTTTTAGAGAGAGGGGAAGGAAAGTTCTTAGAGATATTTCGAAGCATTCTTCGATTCCCATCATATCCAACGTGTCTGGCTTTAACCGTGCCATCGAAAAGCGAAATGTTTACATGCCATTGGCAAAAGAACAGATGAATCTAGACATAAAAGCGACCGATATGTATTCGATGCTTTTCAAAAGAAAAAAAGAGAGAAAGATGCATAGAGACTTCAAAAAGGTGTTGATTGAGAGATGA
- a CDS encoding biotin transporter BioY, producing MKSVRLSKMALWLALVSVLSVISIPIGSVPVTLQVFAFFLMSAFLSPWESLEVSLAYLVVGSIGVPVFAGIQGGMGVLLGPSGGYLFGFPIATFIASFAWKKKIFFKILLLSVALLSIYLPGMFVLSSYVKGLYNAFKVGVLPFIWIDVIKVVVVYFVVLRLRRYEAVSQNSISS from the coding sequence ATGAAGAGTGTAAGATTATCAAAAATGGCTTTATGGCTTGCGCTGGTATCCGTGCTTTCCGTTATCTCCATACCAATTGGATCTGTACCTGTAACGCTTCAGGTGTTCGCTTTTTTCCTTATGTCTGCATTTCTTTCACCCTGGGAATCTTTAGAGGTTTCTTTGGCTTACCTTGTCGTTGGAAGCATAGGAGTTCCTGTTTTTGCTGGAATTCAAGGTGGAATGGGTGTTTTGTTAGGACCCAGTGGTGGATATCTTTTTGGCTTTCCAATCGCTACGTTTATAGCTTCGTTTGCATGGAAAAAGAAAATATTTTTCAAGATTCTTCTTCTTTCGGTGGCACTTCTTTCTATATATCTTCCGGGAATGTTTGTTCTCTCTTCATACGTTAAAGGATTATACAATGCATTTAAAGTGGGGGTATTGCCCTTTATATGGATAGATGTTATAAAAGTTGTTGTCGTCTACTTTGTGGTTTTGCGTTTGAGAAGATACGAAGCGGTTTCTCAGAATTCCATTTCTTCTTGA
- a CDS encoding BMP family ABC transporter substrate-binding protein, giving the protein MRKSLLVVLLVLVAAIVLASPLKVAFIYVGPVGDAGWTYTHDLGRQYVQKLFGDKIQVTYIESVPEGAEAITVLKSLASRGFKLIYTTSFSYMQQTAQVAKQFPNVIFENCSGYITLPNMGDYFGRIYQAEFLTGLIAGAMTKDGKIGYVGAYPIPEVIRGINAFTIGVRMVNPKATVHVVWVNSWYDPATEKEAALSLINAGCDIIKSETDSAAPLQAAEEQHVYAIGYNSDMVKFAPHYYLTSAIFNWGKFYEMDIKDVLNGTWKPREYWGGLDDGVVGLAPMTDLVPPQTKKLVEAMKEELRNHKFRVFDGPIYDQNGNLKVPAGDTVSDADLLSMNWFVEGVIGKIPK; this is encoded by the coding sequence GTGAGAAAATCACTCTTAGTGGTCTTGCTTGTCTTAGTGGCTGCAATTGTGCTTGCCTCGCCGTTGAAGGTTGCTTTCATTTACGTCGGCCCTGTGGGAGACGCGGGGTGGACGTATACACATGACCTAGGCAGGCAATACGTTCAAAAACTTTTTGGGGATAAGATACAGGTTACCTACATTGAAAGCGTGCCAGAAGGAGCGGAAGCAATCACTGTCTTAAAAAGTTTAGCCAGCAGAGGTTTCAAGCTTATATACACAACAAGTTTTAGTTACATGCAACAGACCGCTCAGGTGGCAAAGCAATTTCCGAATGTGATCTTTGAAAATTGCTCAGGCTACATCACCCTGCCGAACATGGGAGATTATTTCGGTAGGATATATCAAGCGGAATTTTTAACCGGATTGATCGCCGGTGCTATGACAAAAGATGGAAAAATCGGATATGTTGGGGCCTATCCGATCCCAGAAGTGATAAGAGGAATAAACGCTTTTACCATCGGCGTGAGAATGGTAAATCCAAAAGCTACTGTACATGTTGTATGGGTTAACAGCTGGTATGATCCTGCCACAGAAAAAGAAGCTGCCCTTTCACTCATAAACGCCGGATGTGACATCATAAAATCCGAAACTGATTCGGCTGCTCCATTGCAAGCTGCTGAAGAACAGCATGTTTATGCGATAGGATACAACTCTGATATGGTAAAATTTGCCCCTCATTACTACCTCACTTCCGCCATTTTCAATTGGGGAAAATTCTACGAGATGGATATCAAAGATGTATTGAATGGAACTTGGAAACCCAGGGAATATTGGGGAGGATTGGATGATGGAGTCGTTGGCTTGGCTCCTATGACAGATCTCGTTCCACCTCAAACGAAAAAGCTTGTTGAAGCAATGAAAGAGGAATTGAGAAATCACAAATTCCGAGTTTTTGATGGTCCTATTTACGACCAAAATGGCAATCTTAAAGTTCCAGCCGGAGATACCGTATCAGATGCCGATCTTTTGTCTATGAACTGGTTTGTTGAGGGAGTAATCGGTAAAATACCAAAATGA
- a CDS encoding BMP family ABC transporter substrate-binding protein, translating to MKLKILTIVSVLLLIGLFTFAGPLKIAFVFVGPINDNGWTQAHYEGGVVAIKKAFGDKVQITYIENVPEGAPSLNVLNSLASRGFKLIYATSFGYMNQMVQSAKSHPNTIYEMCAGYELAPNLGEYFGRMYEPRFLSGLIAGAMTKTNKVGFVAAYAIPEVIRGIDAFTLGVRAVNPKATVHVVWTYSWYDPPVEKEAALSLINSGCDVIAQHQDSPAAVQAAESKGVYAIGYDSPNMGRFGPHAYLTSPIWHWDAFYVPNVKSVLDGTWKSESYWGGMKDGIVGLAPMSKLVPEGVKKLVNAMADEIKSGNFHVFEGPIYDQKGKLRVPAGKVMSDSELLSIQWFVKGVVGEIPKK from the coding sequence GTGAAGTTGAAGATTCTAACGATCGTAAGTGTACTTTTGTTAATAGGACTTTTTACATTCGCTGGGCCGTTGAAAATCGCTTTTGTATTCGTAGGGCCTATTAACGATAATGGATGGACTCAAGCTCATTATGAAGGTGGAGTAGTAGCCATTAAGAAGGCTTTTGGGGATAAAGTTCAAATAACTTACATAGAGAACGTTCCAGAAGGAGCACCATCGCTAAATGTTTTGAATTCTTTGGCGTCAAGAGGCTTTAAACTTATATACGCCACGAGTTTCGGATATATGAATCAAATGGTTCAATCGGCAAAGAGTCATCCAAATACGATATACGAAATGTGTGCGGGTTACGAATTGGCACCAAATCTTGGAGAATACTTCGGAAGAATGTACGAACCAAGGTTCTTGTCTGGTTTGATCGCCGGCGCTATGACAAAAACCAACAAGGTAGGTTTTGTAGCAGCTTATGCAATTCCTGAGGTTATAAGAGGAATAGATGCTTTCACTCTTGGCGTGAGAGCCGTCAACCCAAAGGCGACCGTGCACGTGGTGTGGACGTATTCCTGGTATGATCCGCCTGTTGAAAAGGAAGCGGCACTTTCCCTTATAAATTCCGGTTGTGACGTCATAGCTCAGCATCAAGATTCACCTGCTGCAGTTCAGGCAGCCGAAAGTAAGGGAGTTTACGCGATAGGATACGATTCACCAAATATGGGAAGATTTGGACCTCATGCTTACTTGACATCTCCTATCTGGCATTGGGATGCATTCTACGTGCCGAACGTTAAAAGTGTTCTTGATGGTACCTGGAAGTCCGAATCATATTGGGGCGGAATGAAAGACGGAATAGTAGGACTCGCTCCAATGAGCAAGCTTGTTCCAGAAGGAGTTAAAAAACTCGTGAACGCAATGGCTGATGAAATAAAAAGCGGAAATTTCCACGTCTTTGAAGGGCCTATCTACGATCAAAAAGGGAAATTAAGAGTGCCAGCAGGCAAAGTCATGAGCGACAGCGAACTCCTTTCCATTCAATGGTTTGTAAAGGGAGTAGTTGGCGAAATACCCAAAAAATAA
- a CDS encoding ABC transporter ATP-binding protein, with translation MSENVLELTNIVKQFPGVLASDHVNFTLKKGEVHALLGENGAGKTTLMNIIYGIYKADEGEIYVNGEKANITSPHKALEYGIGMIQQHFSLVPSFSVAENIALGLKEFHLFPKIDVIKKRVIELSKKFGLDVNPNGKIWQLSAGEQQRVEILKLLYMNSQIMILDEPTAILTPQEAEGLFQTIKEMVKYGASVIFISHKLKEVLEISDRITVMRHGKVIDTLLREEADERILARKMVGRDVVLRIPKSVAKPGNLKISVKNLYSKSDKGPLAVKGLSLEVRKGEVLGIAGVAGNGQRELAESIYGLRDYTGEVEIDGVKMEPMNVVKRIKHGVTYIPQDRKGVALCGDLPLYYNFFLKVFTSDQKNFNPYLFNPNYLKSGAKELVEKYSVATSSLELSVKYLSGGNMQKIVLARELSMNPELIIAVHPTRGLDVGAMEAVYKILLNARDNGAAVLLIAGDLEEIFTLSDRVAVLYEGNIVGYSEPNEEHLEEIGLMMAGINKERVE, from the coding sequence ATGAGCGAGAATGTCCTAGAACTCACCAACATAGTTAAGCAATTTCCAGGCGTTTTAGCAAGCGATCACGTGAACTTCACCCTGAAAAAGGGTGAGGTTCACGCTCTTTTAGGAGAAAACGGAGCCGGAAAAACGACTTTGATGAACATCATTTATGGAATATACAAAGCGGACGAAGGTGAAATATACGTTAACGGCGAAAAAGCAAACATAACATCACCGCATAAGGCTTTAGAATATGGTATTGGAATGATCCAGCAGCATTTCAGCTTGGTGCCGTCATTTAGCGTTGCCGAAAATATAGCGCTTGGTCTTAAAGAATTTCATTTGTTTCCGAAAATAGACGTTATAAAGAAGAGGGTAATAGAACTCTCAAAAAAATTCGGCTTGGATGTTAATCCAAACGGTAAAATATGGCAATTATCTGCGGGCGAACAACAAAGAGTTGAAATTCTGAAACTTCTTTACATGAACTCGCAGATAATGATACTTGACGAGCCAACGGCTATACTGACGCCTCAAGAAGCGGAAGGGCTTTTTCAAACAATAAAAGAAATGGTGAAATATGGCGCATCTGTTATTTTCATAAGCCACAAATTGAAGGAGGTTTTGGAAATATCGGATAGAATAACCGTCATGCGTCATGGAAAAGTAATAGATACTTTGTTAAGAGAAGAGGCAGACGAAAGAATATTGGCCAGGAAAATGGTTGGCAGAGATGTCGTTTTGAGAATACCAAAAAGTGTTGCCAAACCTGGTAATTTAAAAATTTCTGTGAAAAATCTGTATTCCAAGAGCGACAAAGGTCCATTGGCGGTAAAAGGATTGAGTTTAGAGGTAAGAAAGGGAGAAGTTTTAGGAATAGCCGGTGTGGCTGGAAATGGTCAAAGAGAACTTGCCGAATCCATATACGGTTTAAGAGATTACACAGGTGAAGTGGAAATAGATGGCGTAAAAATGGAGCCAATGAATGTTGTCAAGCGCATAAAACACGGAGTAACTTACATCCCCCAGGACAGAAAAGGTGTGGCTTTATGCGGTGATTTGCCCCTTTATTATAACTTCTTTCTGAAAGTCTTTACTTCCGATCAAAAGAATTTCAACCCTTATCTTTTCAACCCTAATTATCTAAAGAGTGGTGCAAAAGAACTCGTGGAAAAATACTCTGTTGCCACATCTTCTTTGGAATTAAGCGTCAAATATCTTTCGGGGGGGAATATGCAAAAAATTGTTTTAGCGCGTGAACTCTCGATGAATCCAGAACTTATAATAGCCGTTCATCCAACAAGAGGATTGGATGTTGGCGCCATGGAAGCGGTTTACAAGATCTTACTTAACGCAAGAGATAATGGTGCAGCGGTTCTTCTCATTGCAGGGGACTTAGAGGAAATATTCACGCTTTCAGATAGAGTAGCAGTGCTTTACGAAGGTAACATAGTTGGATACAGTGAACCAAATGAAGAACATCTTGAAGAAATTGGATTGATGATGGCTGGAATAAATAAAGAAAGGGTCGAATAG
- a CDS encoding ABC transporter permease — MRLRIERKKEDPTKLSIFLMSIFSVLASLVILGFIILSLGKNPIDAYIQLTSWPFGTIAGLTQTLVSMMPLLFTSLGVLIAFKMKLWNIGAEGQFYMGAFAATWGALFLFNKISNPWIMLPLLAIFAAAFGGAWGAASGWMKAKLGVNEILSTLMLNYIAIYWVNYLVYGPWKGKGSYNFPITATFPKSAILPQYTSDGLNLGIFLAIATSFFVYYLLRWTKFGFHMDIVGDNPTAAKYSGINVGKMTIAVLALSGAISGLGGMMQMSGVLFRLQPNFSPGYGYTAIIVAWLARLNPFVAIVVAFLFGGLLVGTQQIQLFLQIPFSLVSVFEGLVLFSLISGEALLRYKVKIGGVKV; from the coding sequence ATGAGACTAAGGATAGAAAGAAAGAAAGAAGATCCAACAAAGCTTTCCATCTTTTTGATGTCTATTTTTTCCGTGTTGGCCTCTTTGGTGATACTCGGCTTCATAATATTGTCTCTAGGTAAAAACCCAATAGACGCTTACATTCAGCTCACTTCCTGGCCGTTTGGCACTATCGCAGGTCTAACGCAAACTCTAGTTTCAATGATGCCTTTACTTTTCACTTCCTTGGGAGTCTTGATAGCTTTTAAGATGAAGCTTTGGAACATAGGGGCTGAAGGACAATTCTATATGGGGGCGTTTGCCGCCACCTGGGGAGCTCTATTCCTCTTTAACAAAATTTCCAACCCGTGGATAATGCTCCCTCTCCTGGCAATTTTTGCTGCAGCATTTGGAGGAGCATGGGGAGCGGCCTCAGGATGGATGAAAGCAAAATTAGGGGTCAACGAAATACTGAGCACCTTGATGCTCAACTACATAGCAATTTACTGGGTAAATTACCTCGTTTATGGTCCATGGAAGGGAAAAGGAAGCTACAACTTCCCAATAACTGCCACGTTCCCAAAATCAGCCATACTTCCCCAATACACTTCAGACGGCTTGAATTTGGGGATATTTCTGGCCATTGCAACATCCTTTTTCGTTTATTACCTTTTGAGATGGACAAAGTTCGGCTTTCACATGGATATAGTTGGTGATAATCCTACCGCTGCTAAATATTCTGGAATAAACGTTGGAAAAATGACGATAGCTGTTTTAGCTTTAAGTGGTGCCATTTCAGGTTTGGGTGGGATGATGCAAATGAGTGGAGTGCTTTTCAGGCTTCAACCTAATTTCTCTCCTGGATATGGTTATACCGCCATAATTGTGGCATGGTTGGCGCGATTAAACCCATTTGTGGCCATAGTTGTGGCTTTCCTCTTCGGCGGTTTGCTCGTAGGCACACAGCAAATTCAGCTCTTCCTTCAAATCCCATTCTCTCTCGTCAGTGTTTTTGAAGGGTTAGTGCTATTTTCACTCATATCTGGCGAAGCTTTGTTGCGTTACAAAGTAAAAATAGGAGGGGTGAAAGTATGA
- a CDS encoding ABC transporter permease, translating to MSQDILTSTFAGAIRSGTPLLFATLGEILAERSGILNLGVEGMMLIGAFTGFAVSYTTSNLWLAVIAAMGAAAILASLHAFVSITLKVNQVVSGLALVFLGSGLSGFWGQKFVGIQSVSFSNVKIPLLGDIPFVGTILFDRDPLVYVGYLLVPLIWWYLYKTKYGMNLRAVGEAPAAADARGINVSLTRYIYTIIGGALSGLGGAYLSLAYTSMWVENMTAGRGWIAVVLVIFAIWDPVLAMVGAYIFGGISVLQFGLQVAQTPIPPNIMKMFPYLFTVAVMLFTSSEKMKKRFGAPTALGIPYSREEKT from the coding sequence ATGAGTCAAGATATACTAACGTCAACTTTTGCTGGTGCTATAAGATCCGGAACCCCTCTTCTTTTTGCAACACTAGGTGAGATTTTAGCAGAAAGATCAGGCATACTAAACCTTGGTGTTGAAGGAATGATGTTGATAGGAGCATTTACAGGGTTTGCCGTGTCTTACACCACTTCTAACTTATGGTTAGCAGTTATTGCTGCTATGGGTGCGGCGGCAATTTTGGCATCCCTTCATGCCTTTGTCTCGATTACTTTAAAAGTGAATCAAGTTGTGAGTGGACTTGCTCTCGTTTTTCTCGGCTCAGGATTAAGTGGATTTTGGGGCCAGAAATTTGTTGGCATACAATCCGTTAGTTTTTCCAATGTAAAAATACCTTTGTTAGGCGATATACCCTTTGTTGGCACCATTCTTTTCGATAGAGATCCGCTTGTATACGTGGGCTACCTTTTGGTCCCGTTGATATGGTGGTATTTGTACAAAACGAAATACGGCATGAATCTTAGAGCCGTTGGCGAAGCTCCAGCTGCTGCTGATGCTAGAGGTATAAATGTTTCTCTTACTAGGTACATTTACACCATCATTGGGGGAGCCTTATCTGGTTTGGGAGGAGCTTATCTGTCGCTTGCGTACACTTCAATGTGGGTTGAAAATATGACTGCCGGGCGAGGATGGATAGCCGTTGTGTTAGTCATATTCGCCATATGGGATCCTGTGCTTGCAATGGTTGGAGCTTACATATTTGGAGGAATTAGCGTGCTGCAATTTGGACTTCAAGTTGCTCAAACACCTATTCCGCCGAATATAATGAAGATGTTCCCCTACCTTTTCACCGTAGCGGTAATGCTTTTCACTTCCAGTGAAAAGATGAAAAAAAGATTTGGAGCTCCTACAGCGTTGGGAATTCCTTATTCCAGAGAGGAAAAAACCTAA